The Thermobifida halotolerans sequence TCCTCGACGCCGACGAGCTCAGCCCGTTCGTCACCTGGGGCACCAACCCCGGCCAGGGCGCTCCGCTGGACTCCGCGGTGCCCGACCCGGCCTCCTTCACCGACCCCACCGAGCGCGCCGCCGCCGAGAAGGCGCTGGCCTACATGGACCTGGCCCCGGGCACCCCGCTGCGCGAGGTCAGGGTCGACACCGTCTTCGTCGGCTCGTGCACCAACGGCCGGATCGAGGACCTGCGCGCCGCCGCCGAGGTCATCCGGGGCCGCAGGGTCGCCGACGACGTGCGCATGCTGGTCGTCCCCGGCTCGCAGCGGGTCAAGGAGCAGGCCGCGGCCGAGGGCCTGGACGAGGTCTTCAAGGCCGCCGGGGCCGAATGGCGCGAGGCGGGCTGCTCGATGTGCCTGGGCATGAACCCCGACACGCTCAGTCCCGGCGAGCGCAGCGCCTCCACCTCCAACCGCAACTTCGAGGGACGACAGGGCAAGGGCGGCCGCACCCACCTGGTGTCGCCGCTGGTCGCCGCCGCCACAGCGGTGCGCGGAACGCTGTCCTCGCCCGCCGACCTGTAGCCCGCCCGCGACTTCCTAGGACATCGACATGGAGAAGTTCACCGTCCACACCGGCCGCGCCGTGCCGCTGCGCTACAGCAACGTGGACACCGACCAGATCATCCCCGCCGTCTACCTGAAGCGGGTCAGCCGCACCGGTTTCGAGGACGGCCTGTTCGCCGCCTGGCGCGCCGACCCCGACTTCGTGCTGAACAAGCCCGAGTACTCCGGCGGCACCGTCCTGATCGCCGGTCCCGACTTCGGCACCGGCTCCTCCCGCGAGCACGCGGTGTGGGCCCTGCAGAACTACGGGTTCAAGGCCGTGCTGTCCTCCCGCTTCGCCGACATCTTCCGCGGCAACTCCCTCAAGGGGGGGCTGCTGACGGTCGTGCTGCCGCAGCCGGTCATCGAGCAGTTGTGGACGATGGTGGAGGCCGACCCCGCCACCGAGATCACGGTCGACCTGGTGGAGCGCCAGGTGCGGGCCGGTGAGCTCGTCGAGCCGTTCGAGCTGGACGACTAC is a genomic window containing:
- the leuD gene encoding 3-isopropylmalate dehydratase small subunit; this encodes MEKFTVHTGRAVPLRYSNVDTDQIIPAVYLKRVSRTGFEDGLFAAWRADPDFVLNKPEYSGGTVLIAGPDFGTGSSREHAVWALQNYGFKAVLSSRFADIFRGNSLKGGLLTVVLPQPVIEQLWTMVEADPATEITVDLVERQVRAGELVEPFELDDYTRWRLMEGLDDIDLTLRHTDAITEYEKRRKPWLPVTQ